In a single window of the Entelurus aequoreus isolate RoL-2023_Sb linkage group LG16, RoL_Eaeq_v1.1, whole genome shotgun sequence genome:
- the ttc19 gene encoding tetratricopeptide repeat protein 19, mitochondrial isoform X2, translated as MAAACVRGVSLRASRLLSTQLHRVVGLQTSSTGTPRQLTRKHLGGWAKVPWRGRRCVWAGAAFSLLLLASDEDAQVKEDEMILLLKKAKLSILRGQLEEASTFLHAAVAMAHHSNNHQAIVYAYSQMANLAYIQGQMDHAEKLFKAAMSFMLAGGMPQDDNAFIEMSLKLATMYAEQNKAELAEHGFTFCLDTLEVKVQQLQETPEADRTDEQEVLRKDTRLLLGLCLDSRARYRASKLHLKQAVADYEKALSICRQEQGESHPQTVVLMSDLATILDMQGRHDDALALIRQAVDLGRSSEHSELHVLVGNMAGILLHTGQLDEAVRFYGEALRLAQQAGDQNAVGHIKEGLSQVKKRKDE; from the exons ATGGCGGCGGCGTGTGTACGCGGTGTCTCCCTGCGTGCCAGCAGGCTTTTGTCCACCCAGCTGCACAG GGTTGTCGGGCTCCAGACGAGCAGTACTGGAACGCCCCGGCAGTTAACTAGAAAGCACCTTGGCGGCTGGGCGAAGGTGCCGTGGAGAGGAAGGAGATGTGTGTGGGCGGGGGCAG CGTTttcgttgttgttgttggccTCGGATGAAGACGCTCAAGTGAAAGAAGACGAGATGATTCTGCTGCTGAAGAAGGCGAAG CTCAGCATCTTGCGGGGTCAGCTGGAGGAGGCGTCTACATTTCTCCATGCTGCAGTCGCCATGGCTCACCACTCAAACAATCACCAGGCTATAGTGTACGCCTACAGCCAG ATGGCCAACTTGGCTTACATCCAAGGCCAGATGGACCAC GCTGAGAAACTCTTTAAGGCGGCCATGAGCTTCATGCTGGCAGGCGGGATGCCGCAG GACGACAACGCCTTCATTGAGATGTCCCTCAAACTCGCCACCATGTACGCCGAGCAGAACAA GGCGGAGCTTGCGGAGCATGGCTTCACTTTCTGTTTGGACACTCTGGAGGTGAAGGTGCAGCAGCTTCAGGAGACGCCAGAAGCTGATCGGACAG ACGAGCAGGAAGTTCTAAGGAAGGACACCCGCCTGCTGCTCGGTCTGTGTTTGGACTCGCGTGCTCGGTACCGAGCATCCAAGCTGCACCTGAAGCAGGCCGTCGCCGACTACGAGAAGGCTCTGAGCATCTGCCGCCAGGAGCAGGGGGAGTCCCACCCCCAG ACCGTGGTCCTGATGAGCGACCTAGCCACCATCTTGGATATGCAGGGTCGCCATGACGATGCCCTAGCGCTGATCCGGCAGGCGGTGGATCTGGGTCGCTCCTCAGAACACTCGGAGCTACATGTTCTTGTAGGGAACATGGCCGGCATCCTGCTGCACACAG GTCAACTGGACGAGGCCGTCCGGTTCTACGGGGAGGCTTTGCGTCTGGCGCAGCAAGCTGGAGATCAGAATGCAGTGGGACACATCAAGGAGGGGCTGAGTcaagtaaagaagaggaaggacgAGTGA
- the ttc19 gene encoding tetratricopeptide repeat protein 19, mitochondrial isoform X1: MAAACVRGVSLRASRLLSTQLHRVVGLQTSSTGTPRQLTRKHLGGWAKVPWRGRRCVWAGAAFSLLLLASDEDAQVKEDEMILLLKKAKLSILRGQLEEASTFLHAAVAMAHHSNNHQAIVYAYSQMANLAYIQGQMDHAEKLFKAAMSFMLAGGMPQDDNAFIEMSLKLATMYAEQNKAELAEHGFTFCLDTLEVKVQQLQETPEADRTGETSLLVTVTKIDGMCEDEQEVLRKDTRLLLGLCLDSRARYRASKLHLKQAVADYEKALSICRQEQGESHPQTVVLMSDLATILDMQGRHDDALALIRQAVDLGRSSEHSELHVLVGNMAGILLHTGQLDEAVRFYGEALRLAQQAGDQNAVGHIKEGLSQVKKRKDE; encoded by the exons ATGGCGGCGGCGTGTGTACGCGGTGTCTCCCTGCGTGCCAGCAGGCTTTTGTCCACCCAGCTGCACAG GGTTGTCGGGCTCCAGACGAGCAGTACTGGAACGCCCCGGCAGTTAACTAGAAAGCACCTTGGCGGCTGGGCGAAGGTGCCGTGGAGAGGAAGGAGATGTGTGTGGGCGGGGGCAG CGTTttcgttgttgttgttggccTCGGATGAAGACGCTCAAGTGAAAGAAGACGAGATGATTCTGCTGCTGAAGAAGGCGAAG CTCAGCATCTTGCGGGGTCAGCTGGAGGAGGCGTCTACATTTCTCCATGCTGCAGTCGCCATGGCTCACCACTCAAACAATCACCAGGCTATAGTGTACGCCTACAGCCAG ATGGCCAACTTGGCTTACATCCAAGGCCAGATGGACCAC GCTGAGAAACTCTTTAAGGCGGCCATGAGCTTCATGCTGGCAGGCGGGATGCCGCAG GACGACAACGCCTTCATTGAGATGTCCCTCAAACTCGCCACCATGTACGCCGAGCAGAACAA GGCGGAGCTTGCGGAGCATGGCTTCACTTTCTGTTTGGACACTCTGGAGGTGAAGGTGCAGCAGCTTCAGGAGACGCCAGAAGCTGATCGGACAGGTGAGACGAGTTTGTTGGTGACGGTAACGAAAATTGATGGAATGTGTGAAGACGAGCAGGAAGTTCTAAGGAAGGACACCCGCCTGCTGCTCGGTCTGTGTTTGGACTCGCGTGCTCGGTACCGAGCATCCAAGCTGCACCTGAAGCAGGCCGTCGCCGACTACGAGAAGGCTCTGAGCATCTGCCGCCAGGAGCAGGGGGAGTCCCACCCCCAG ACCGTGGTCCTGATGAGCGACCTAGCCACCATCTTGGATATGCAGGGTCGCCATGACGATGCCCTAGCGCTGATCCGGCAGGCGGTGGATCTGGGTCGCTCCTCAGAACACTCGGAGCTACATGTTCTTGTAGGGAACATGGCCGGCATCCTGCTGCACACAG GTCAACTGGACGAGGCCGTCCGGTTCTACGGGGAGGCTTTGCGTCTGGCGCAGCAAGCTGGAGATCAGAATGCAGTGGGACACATCAAGGAGGGGCTGAGTcaagtaaagaagaggaaggacgAGTGA